CTACCATTTTGGTATGGCGgtttgatgtttaaaaataaaactcagcTCCCATTGCCAGTTTCACTTTGGAACACTAAATTTGGTAGATATGTTCGCCATGAGtgagtggacccacaaaaaaaagtctcaagcagCCGTGCCCAAGgcggaagtctgccattttggttacaAATGGTCCCTTTTGTTTGTTAGCACCCTTTATAATGTTCCAAATTCAGCACCAAAAGCCAGTTTTACTTagaaacatgaaatttggtagataTGTTCGCCATTAGtgagtggacccacaaaaaaaagtctcaagcagCCGTGCCCAAGgcggaagtctgccattttggttacaAATggtaatttttgtttgttagcacCCCGTATAATGTTCCAAATTCAGCACCAAAAGCCAGTTTTGCTTagaaacatgaaatttggtagataTGTTCGCCATGAGtgagtggacccacaaaaaaaaagtctcaagcagCCGTGACCAAGGCGGAAGTCTGCCTTTTTGGTTAcaaatggtcatttttgtttgttagcacCCTTTATAATGTTCCAAATTCAGCACCAAAAGCCAGTTTTGCTTAGAAACATGAAATTTTGTAGACATGACTGTCATGATTAGACtctcaaaaaagtctcaagcagGCAAGCCTAATTACAGCCCGGATATCTTTCAAAGATGAACTACTGAGGAGATTTTGTCCAATtggaaccacacacacacccgacaGACGAGAAATGCTGAATTGTGTAAATAAAAGcacttcctgttttttgtttgttgttgtttttgttggttttcttttttagatTTCCAGCACAAGATTACTGTGCAGGCATCACCGTCACATGACCGCCGTAGGAGTTTGCTCAGCAGTGGCTCCAGCCCTCCCAGCAGCCCCCCGCTGCTCCCTCGCCTCCGAGCCATCCAACGTATGATCTTAATACACACAAATCAtcctttatatatatactgcatgTCATCCTGGACGCTCAAGTACATCACTGGGCGTCATTTTAGCCAttccttaaagaaaaaaatgaaatggtgaGAAACAGTTTGGCACTGCAGCTCCATATTTGAGTACGACACGCCGTATTTCTCAGACCACAAGTcacattttgtttcactttgaCTGGCCCTGCGATTTATACTCGGGTCCcatttgtatatactgtactagtCAACCCGCGGGAGGGTTGCTGCGGCGGCTGGGCTCGCGGCGCGGGCGAAGAGGAGGTCGAAAGGAGGGGCTCCAGGAAGAAAGGCAGGACGCGAGTGTGCGGACCGCACCGGGAGCACAGCGCCGACGCCAGGTGACCGCACAGCAGCCGGTCTTCATTAAACGCATCATAGTATCCAGcgctatgctaatgctaacgtgacTGCCGACAGCGTGAGGCCCGCCGCCGAGGGCGGCCGCCAGCGTTCTTGCAGCGCCCCCAACTTGCGGCGTTCCCCCAGACTCAGCCCCGCTGTGCCGGGAGTGGCCAGCCTCCTGGAGCTCGGTAGGTGCTGCTCCGTCACATTTTCGCATTCACGACCGTcatgcaagtgtaaaaatatgttGGCCCCGCTGGCCCCATAccggtatttaaaaataattgttttgttttggtctacttttaaaataaatatatatttttacatggATATCAAGTTTagtcttttaaaaatatattaacagccttaaaataaatgcaattcttaatttttaatgaacacaagaaaaacaattgtgatttcatttttttctgtcattaaaataaatatatatttttacatggATATCAAGTTTAGTctttttctaaaaatattttaacagccttaaaataaatgcaattcttaatttttaatgaacacaagaaaaataattgattttatttttttctgtcattaaaaaaaatgtaaaaaaattttttttgcttagccagttttcaaaaaaaaatcttaatacaTATTCGTCAAGTAATGTCTATTTtatataaaatgaaatataatcTGATTcctttcattattttgtgtgtaaTTATTGCTTTccttaaatgtatttaaaatactttttaaatgcttgttcttcattttctattattgtatatatataaaatttatgTTAagaatattttcaaatgaatgcaAACATTGATTTCAACCTTCTAGAAAATGAAGACTGCTGCTTCGTGAGCGCCTCAGAAGCAGGCCCAGCTCAGACGTACCTGCGCCCGCCCGACCTAGAAGTGGACCAATCAGCAGCCGGCGGGGATCCCTTTGCGGACGTCCACGTTCCGGGAGCGACGCCGAGCCGTAAGAGCCCCGGCGGAGGTCGGCGCACGGACCTGGTACTTCTGGGCTGCGGCGCTCTGCTAGCGGCGGCCGGGCTCGGTTCCAACTTGCTGACGCAGGCTCGGCCGGAGGAGGGCGTCAAATCGCGCCGGGACGCTTTCTTCCATGTGCACAGACTCTTCCGCCGCGACAGTCCACTTCGAATCCCACCATCCTTCCCGTCCCCGGACCGCGACTCTTCCACGCGCTCGCTGCTGCGCTCCGATAGCGACGAGCCGCCCGCGCGACGCCACTGCAACGCTCTGGTCAACACCCACCTAGAGAGCTTCAAGCGCAACCCACGCCAGTCGCTCACGCCCACGCACGTACCCTGCGCATCGAGTGGCGCCGGCCCACGCGGCGCGAGCCTGCGACGCACGCCGTCCGACGGCGCCATCAGGAGGAGCTGCCCGCAGAACAACCTGGAACCTTTGCCGGAGCAAACCATCTTGGAGAACATAGGTAAGAGCAACATTTAGCTCATtctaattacatttattttacccattaattaattgattaattaattgattaattgagaccttatttttcattcaaaattttCCAAATTCCAAAGATTACGGTAGTCCTCACAGttatatttgccttttttttactttttttttttttttaatgaccaaattagtcattgaatcattttcattttatgctCGTTCATTTTGTTGATtgccaattttaaaataatgtcctgtttttgattAATGGATTAATCCACATAAATCCCCTCTAATTAAAACCAGACCGTTAGCTTCATCAGTCTTTTCATCCCACTACCCCTAGGGGGCACCTCGGCCGTCCCTCGCCTTCCGGACCCCAATGTGgtatttccccccacccctcgccgCCGCTCCGCCCCCGAGCGGCCCAAAACCTTGGACATCCTGGCGCGGCCTCGGCCCTCGGCGCGGCCCCGTTGCGACGCCTTTCGCCCGGAGGCTCGGGGCCGCGTCGACTCTCCGGCGGCGCACACCTCCAGCACGGAGACGCCGCCTACCGCGGAGGAGGCATCCGCGCCTTACTCCACCTACAGGGGGCGCAACCTGATGGACACGCAGGACGAGGGGCAGTGCCGCGATGGCACTGTGCCGCTGTGCAGCAAAGACTCGGTGGGATGCTTTCactgaccccacccccccatcattCACTCATGCCCTACTCCCAAATCACAATAAGCACTACCATcaccgtcaccccccccccccccccaaaaagcaccTTGAATGTACGCACATTGGATTTGTGTGTTTTAGTCAATTGACAATTGACGAATGCACCATTTACAttaaagcagcagcagcttgtTTCCGATCCAAAATGAAAGGGAACATCCAATACGTAGCGATTTATTCAAATTCTTAATCTTATTCTGCGTCGTGTATCATCCACGGAGATCAAATGAGGAGTGTTTAAATGCATGTTGGTTCATCATTGATCACGTTTGCCTTCATTCGTGACCCGATTCACTGCAGCCTAAGCAGTACGAATGAATGCATTCATGGTTTTAAACCCATCTATTCATTATTTTGCTCTCaggtatttattttgtcattgatttgtttatttattcagtcaCTCATTAATTATATACTTATTGCAATACCTCAAATGGAAAATGACTGaaagtttgattgatttaaatacagtcgaccactgtgccgccctttaaaacaatcaaagaaactaacattaaaaatctttttttaaaccgttTTTAATGGagtctcccccccaaaaaagccaatgttttcaatgtaataataataatatagttaATCcaatcataatttaaaaaatatgaatattaaaATCTGGACTTTACaattataattttaaaatatttgttttacaaCTACATGcactttaaaatcttttttttttttttttttgcaaggaaaAAACTGTGTCTCATGCtccatttttttgctgttgtcttCATTTCACCCAGTTCGCCGATTACTAttcactacttttttttctttttttttttaacttgaattcCTACTACAAAGTCGCACGTAACGCAAAGTCAACATGAGATCCTCTTGCTGCTATGTGACTCactacgcgtgtgtgtgtgtgtgtccaagtgAGCTGATGTACGAAGCGAAACAAAGGTGCCAAGAGAAAGTGGAGTGTGACACCATTAAAACCGAGTTCAACTCATTTCACTATTGTTGTTTCCTTTCTCTTATTTTTtcactcaggaaaaaaaaaaacgtaatttttTGAGATACCAACTTGCATACGAAAGAATTGCTGAGTCA
This sequence is a window from Hippocampus zosterae strain Florida chromosome 14, ASM2543408v3, whole genome shotgun sequence. Protein-coding genes within it:
- the map3k9 gene encoding mitogen-activated protein kinase kinase kinase 9 isoform X2, whose amino-acid sequence is MSVYWRRRASPWERNQVLEIDFSELTLEEIIGVGGFGKVYRAVWRGAEVAVKAARQDPDEDEEQTLASVRQEAKLFAMLEHANVMALLGVCLNLPNLCLVMEYARGGALNRVLAGKRVPPCALVDWAVQVARGMRYLHDQAIVTIIHRDLKSSNVLILERLEKDDLSNKTLKITDFGLAREWQRTTKMSAAGTYAWMAPEVIRSSIFSKGSDVWSYGVLLWELLTGEVPFRGIDGLAVAYGVAMNKLALPIPSTCPEPFARLMEGCWSSDPHSRPHFANILDRLTTIEESGFFEMPAESFCSLQDDWKLEIQEMFDQLRTKEKELRSWEEELTRAALQQKCQEEALRRREQELAEREIHILERELNIIIHQLYRDKPHVERRQGKFRRHRLKIKDGNRISLPQDFQHKITVQASPSHDRRRSLLSSGSSPPSSPPLLPRLRAIQLNPREGCCGGWARGAGEEEVERRGSRKKGRTRVCGPHREHSADASVRPAAEGGRQRSCSAPNLRRSPRLSPAVPGVASLLELENEDCCFVSASEAGPAQTYLRPPDLEVDQSAAGGDPFADVHVPGATPSRKSPGGGRRTDLVLLGCGALLAAAGLGSNLLTQARPEEGVKSRRDAFFHVHRLFRRDSPLRIPPSFPSPDRDSSTRSLLRSDSDEPPARRHCNALVNTHLESFKRNPRQSLTPTHVPCASSGAGPRGASLRRTPSDGAIRRSCPQNNLEPLPEQTILENIGGTSAVPRLPDPNVVFPPTPRRRSAPERPKTLDILARPRPSARPRCDAFRPEARGRVDSPAAHTSSTETPPTAEEASAPYSTYRGRNLMDTQDEGQCRDGTVPLCSKDSVGCFH